Part of the Chloroflexota bacterium genome is shown below.
NNNNNNNNNNNAAGGCGACGGCGCGTTATCTGCGTGAAAAGCTGGACGCTCATCGGATTTTGATTGACCCTGGACGACGCGGACACCTGAAACAGGCGCTCCTGCAAATCGGCTATCCCGCCGAAGATTTGGCAGGTTATGTGGTCGGCGACGATCTACCAATTGCGCTGCGCCCGACGACGTTGGATGGAAAGCCGTTTTCTTTGCGCCATTATCAGGAAGAATCTGCCGATGTCTTTCATGCCGGCGGCTCGGCACACGGCGGCAGCGGCGTGATCGTGCTGCCCTGCGGCGCGGGCAAAACCATCGTTGGCATGGCAGTGATGGCACAGTTGCAAACTTCGACGCTGATTCTGACCCCCAACACGGTTGCCGTGCGCCAGTGGATCAGCGAATTAATTGATAAAACATCCCTGACGGAAGATATGATCGGCGAATATACGGGTTTGCAAAAAGATATTCGCCCCGTCACTGTCAGCACCTACCAGATTTTGACCTATCGCAAACGAGGCACGCAGGATTTTCCGCATTTCAGCCTTTTCAGCGCGCGCAATTGGGGCTTGATCGTTTACGATGAAGTCCACCTGCTGCCCGCGCCCGTTTTTCGCATCACGGCTGAAATCCAGGCGCGCCGCAGGCTGGGATTGACCGCCACCCTCGTCCGTGAAGACGGCATGGAAGGCGATGTCTTCTCGCTGATCGGTCCGCAAAAGTACAATGTGCCCTGGAAGGATTTGGAGAAACAAGGCTGGATCGCGACAGCGATGTGTCACGAAATCCGCGTGAACCTGGCGGAAGGCGAGCGCATGGAATACGCGCTTGCGCCGAACCGCCAAAAATATTCGGTATCAGCGCACAACTCGAAAAAACTCCCCATTTTGCAGGCAGTTTTGGAGCGACATCTCGGCGAGAATATCCTCGTAATCGGCATGTACCTGGACCAACTCGACGAAATCGCCGAACTTTTGCAAGCGCCGCTCATCACTGGCAAAACGCCCGTCAAGGAACGCGAAACCCTCTACGAGCAATTCCGCAACGGGGAAGTGAAAGTACTGGTCGTCTCAAAGGTCGCCAACTTCAGCATTGACCTACCCGATGCCAGCGTCGCCATCGAAATTTCGGGCACCTTTGGCAGCAGGCAGGAGGAAGCCCAGCGTCTCGGTCGCATCCTGCGCCCCAAATCAGATGGCGCGATGGCGCATTTCTACACCATCGTCACCCGCGAAACCGTCGATCAGACCTTCGC
Proteins encoded:
- a CDS encoding DEAD/DEAH box helicase, with translation KATARYLREKLDAHRILIDPGRRGHLKQALLQIGYPAEDLAGYVVGDDLPIALRPTTLDGKPFSLRHYQEESADVFHAGGSAHGGSGVIVLPCGAGKTIVGMAVMAQLQTSTLILTPNTVAVRQWISELIDKTSLTEDMIGEYTGLQKDIRPVTVSTYQILTYRKRGTQDFPHFSLFSARNWGLIVYDEVHLLPAPVFRITAEIQARRRLGLTATLVREDGMEGDVFSLIGPQKYNVPWKDLEKQGWIATAMCHEIRVNLAEGERMEYALAPNRQKYSVSAHNSKKLPILQAVLERHLGENILVIGMYLDQLDEIAELLQAPLITGKTPVKERETLYEQFRNGEVKVLVVSKVANFSIDLPDASVAIEISGTFGSRQEEAQRLGRILRPKSDGAMAHFYTIVTRETVDQTFAANRQRFLTEQGYKYVILYEDEVL